In Deltaproteobacteria bacterium, the genomic window GTCTGAAGCTCGCCGATTTGGGCGAAGGCAACAAAGAAGTCCGCATTCGGTACGCGGATCTTCAAGCCCAGCCGCGCCGCTACAACACCTCGCCGCTCTGGTCGGGGCTGATGAACAACGGCCGCGCATATTGCGCGTATACGTACAACGTCGACCGCTTAGTGCCGTGGCGCACGCTGACCGGCCGGCAACATTTCTATCTCGATCACGAGATGTATCTCGCATACGGCGAACATCTCCCGACGTACAAACCGTCACCGCGGCCAGAACTGTACGGCGATTTGAAAGAGACGCTGAAAAACGGCCAGGCGAAAGTGCTCAATTGCCTGACGCCGCACGGCAAGTGGCATATCCACTCGACCTACGGCGACACGTTGCGGATGCAGACGCTCTCGCGCGGCTGCGAGCCGTGTTGGTTGAGCGAAACGGATGCGCGCGAGCTCGGCATCCAGGACAACGATTGGGTCGAAGTCTATAACGACCACGGCGTCTACTGCACGCGCGCATGCGTCAGCGCGCGAATCCCGAAAGGCGTCTGCATCGTCTATCACGTGCCGGAACGGACGATCGGCATTCCGAAATCGCAAGTCCGCGGCAACAGGCGGGCCGGCGGCCACAACAGCTTCACGCGCATCCACTTGAAGCCGAACTTCCTGTGCGGCGGCTATGGCCAGTTTTCGTATCACTTCAATTATTGGGGGCCGATCGCCCCGCAACGGGACACGCACGTGACGGTCAAGAAAATGACCAAGGTCGTATTCTGACCGAACGACGAGGGGCGACATGGACATCCGTTCACAAGTTTCAATGGTCTTTCACCTCGACAAATGCATCGGCTGCCACACCTGTTCGGTCGCGTGTAAGAATATTTGGACCGACCGCAAAGGCGCGGAATACATGTGGTGGAACAACGTCGAGACGAAACCGGGCACCGGCTATCCGACGAAGTGGGAAGACCAAACGATCTACAAAGGCGGTTGGGAAAAACACGGTGACGGGATTGCGTTGCGCGGGGCCGGCAAACGCAAGGGGTTGTTGAACATCTTTCACAATCCCAACTTGCCGGTGATCGACGATTATTACGAACCGTTTACTTACAAATATCTCGACTTGATCGAATCGCCGGCCGGCGACGACCAACCGACGGCGCGTCCCGTTTCGTTGATTACCGGAAAGCCGATCGACATCAAGATGGGCCCGAACTGGGACGATGACCTCTCCGGCAGCCCCGACTATGCGCGCAACGATCCGAATTTAAAAGACCTGTCGCCCGGCGAACGCGAGGCGATGTTCCAGTTGGAACGGATGGCCTTCTTCTATCTGCCGCGCATTTGCAATCACTGTCTGAATCCCGCGTGTGTCGCGGCGTGCCCGTCGGGCGCGATTTACAAGCGCGGCGAAGACGGCGTAGTGCTGATCAACCAAAATGTCTGTCGCGCGTGGCGGATGTGCGTCACCGCGTGTCCGTATAAGAAGACCTATTACAACTGGCACACCGGCAAGGCCGAGAAATGCATCCTCTGTTATCCGCGGATCGAGGCCGGGCTGGCGCCGGCGTGCATGCACTCCTGCGTCGGTCGCATCCGCTATCTCGGCGTGATCCTCTACGACGCGGATCGGATCCAACAAGCGGCATCGGCGGAGGCGCAGCACGTCATCCAGAGTCAAATGGACATCCTGATGGATCCGTTCGATCCGGCAGTCATCGCCTCCGCGAAAGCGAACGGGATCGCGGACTCCACAATCCATGCGGCGCAGCAGTCGCCCACGTACAAATTCGTGAAGCAGTGGGGATTGGCACTGCCGCTCCACGCCGAATTCCGCACCCTCCCGATGTTGTTCTATGTCCCGCCGCTGCTCCCGGTGATGGCCTCGGTGAAAGCGGTCCAACAAGGCGAGCAAGCCGCGAAGCTCGGACCCGTGGCCAAGGTGTGGGACGATAACTGGCTGTACGACACGAGCACGGCGGAGTTGTGGGGCACCATCGAACAGGCTCGCTTCCCGCTGAAGTACCTCGCGAACTTGCTCGGCGCTGGCGATGAGCATGCCGTGAAGGATCGGTTGAAGAAATTGATGGCGGTCCGGATCTACCGACGGTGGAAGACGGTCGGCGATGTCACGGAACAAAAGGCGCAAGAAGTGCTGCGCGACGTGGGCTACACGCCGGCCATTGCCGACGCAGTGTATTACCTCACGTCGCTGGCGAAGTTCGACGATCGATTTGTGATTCCCGCAGCGCATCGCGAACAAGCGATCGAGATGTTGGAATTCACCGGCGACAAGAAAGGCAGCACCGGCTTCGGCTTCAAAGAAGGCACGATGGCGAGAGGATTGTGACCCCTATGCAACCTACCCTGTATGAGCAACTAGCCGCGCTCTTCGACTTCCCCGGCCCGGAATTCGCGGCGCACGGAGCCGTCGCCGTCGAGGCCGTGCAAGCTGCGTATCCGGAGGCCGCGTCCGTGCTGCAACGCTTTCTCGCCGGCATCCCGTCCCGCATGGTCGACCAACAAGAACTTTACACGCGGACTTTCGACGTCCAAGCGACCACAACGCTGGACATCGGCTACATCCTGTTCGGCGACGACTACAAACGCGCCAAGCTGTTGGCGCACTTGACGCGCGAACATCGCCAACAGGCCAACGATTGTCGCGGCGAATTGGCCGATCATCTTCCCAACCTCTTGCGCTTGCTGCCGAAAATGCCGGACGCGGAATTGCGCGCCGAACTGGTCAGCGAAATTCTCGTACCGGCATTGCTGCTGATGCGGCGCGAGTTCGACACGGAGCGGATCGAAAAGAAAAATGCGCATTATCAAAAACATTACCGCACGCTGCTCGACACCGCGCCCGGCGAGGCGCGCACCATCTACGCGCAAGCGCTCGATGCGCTGCTGCTCGTGTTGCAACACGACTTCCAGGTCGCGGCGCAGATCGAGCGACTGACCGCGTGGTCCAGCCGTCCGCAATCGACCGACTTTCTCGGACTGGTCGGCAAGGAAATGGAGATTGAAACCGAGGTCAATCCGCACAATAGCGGCTGCGACTCGTAACCAAGGGACATTGCTTATGAACGCGATCCATTCCGTCCTCTTCATCGCCATCCCCTACGCCGCCGCAGCGACGTTTTTGATCGGCGCGATCCATCGCTATCGCGCCACCGGATTCAAATATTCGTCGCTCTCTTCTCAATTCCTGGAAGGCAAACGGCTCTTCTTCGGCAGCATGTTGTTCCACTGGGGAATCCTGGCCGTGTTCGCCGGCCACTTGGTCACATGGCTCTTTCCGACAGCGACCTTGGCCTGGAACAGCAGTCCGGTCCGCTTGATCGCCCTCGAAGTGCTGGCGTTCACGTTCGGTCTGAGCGTGCTGGCCGGACTGGTCACGTTGTTGCTGCGGCGGCTTGGGCATTCGCGCGTCCAAGTCGTCACGACGCGAATGGATCTGGCCATCGAACTGTTGATCCTGCTGCAAATCGTGCTCGGCTGCTGGATTGCGCTCGGCTATCGGTGGGGATCTTCGTGGTTCGCCGCCGATCTATCGCCGTATCTCTGGTCGCTGCTGACGTTCAGCCCGCGGATCGACGCCGTCAGCGCGATGCCACACGTCATCCAGGCCCATATTGTCGGCGCATTCCTGATCTTGGGTCTGATTCCCTTTACTCGACTGGTCCACTTCCTCGTCGCGCCATTCCATTACATTTGGCGGCCGTACCAAAAAGTCATTTGGTACTGGGATCGCAAACAAGTCCGCGACCCTCGCACCGTCTGGACCCAGCATCGCCCGCAAAACACGTGAGGATCACGATGGATACGCTCATGCTACACCATTTGGACCGCTTACAAAAGCAACCGGAACGCGGGATCGAAGGCAACGCGCTCTCGCCGATGGATCCGCCGTCCGCGTACGCGCCCCCAGCCGCCGACCATGTCCCGACGGAGGCACTGCATCCGTTTCTGCAGCAACTCTGCCGCGAGCACGCGGCCTGTCTGGACGAGCTGCAACGGTTTGAAACGGCGATTGCGACCATTCAACAAACCGGTTTTACCAAAACGGAAGATCTCGCCATCCGCCATTTCTTTCACTACTTCGAGCACGACTTGGTTCCGCATACGCGGCGGGAAGAGCGACAGTTCTTTCCAATGCTCCACCAACGCTTGCAGGCCAACGGCGAACGCGCCCCAGGCACCGACCCAACGACGGCAGTCGATCTGATGGAAGACGACCATATCAAGAGCATTCAACTCGCGGCCGTGGTGTTGAATTTTTTGGGCCTCGCGTTCCGGCTCCCGGACGAACGCTCGCGATTACTCGTGCTGGACGCCGCGTTGGAACAGGCGAAGCATTTGGTCGAGCTGTTGCGGCTGCATATCTTCCGCGAGGAACAGATCCTGTTTCCGACCGCGCATCGCTTGATCACGACGACTGAATTCAACCAATGGCACTCAGAGGACGACAATGCCGTCCGCTCATAAAGTCCTGGCGCTCAACGTCTGTGCGTTCACCGTCTGTTTTGCCGCATGGACGCTGAACGGCGTGCTGGTCACGTTTCTGACCGACAACGGACTCTTTCCGTGGGGCTCCGTCGAAATCGGTTGGCTGCTTGGCATTCCGGTCTTGACCGGATCGATCTTCCGCCTCCCCGCCGGGATGCTGACCGACAAATATGGCGGCAAGTGGATCTTCGGCACGTTGCTGCTGCTGTGTGCCATTCCGATGTATTTCCTTTCCACTGCAACGGACTTTTTTTCATTCGCGCTGCTCAGCTTCGGCTTCGGACTCGCAGGCACCGGCTTCTCGATCGGCATCGCGTATACGTCCGTTTGGTATCCGCGCCAGTGGCAAGGCACCGCACTCGGGATCTTCGGGATGGGAAACGCCGGCGCAGCCGTCACCACACTATGCGCGCCCGCATTACTCGGCCGGCTCACTGCACACGGCGCCAACTTGGAAGGCTGGCGCACGCTGCCCAAACTGTACGCCGCCGTCTTGCTGGCGATGGGCTGCCTGTTCCTGCTGTTGGCCGAGAACAAGAAACCCGAACATAGCGGCGAACCGTTATTGCAAATGTTGAAACCGCTGAAAGAGATCCGCGTCTGGCGCTTCGGTCTCTACTACTTCTTAGTCTTCGGCTGCTTCGTCGGCCTCGCGCAATGGTTGGTCCCGTATTACGTCAATGTCTACTCCGTCTCGCTCGTGACCGCGGGCCTCTTCGCCTCGATCTTCAGCCTCCCGTCCGGCGTGATCCGCGCCCTCGGCGGCTGGATGTCCGATCACTGGGGCGCGCGCCGCGTGATGTATTGGATCCTCGGCCTCTCCACCGCATGCTGTCTGCTGTTAATTTTTCCGCGGATGGATTTGTTCACGCCCGGCAAAGGCGTGATGGCGCAGCGCGCCGGCATGGTCGCGGAAGTTTCCGAGCGTCGGATCGTCGTGGAACAGCGCGAATATATCGTGACGCCGAAAACGGCAACGGACGAGCCCAATAATGACCAAACGCTGGTCTGGCCGACGACGCGCAGCTGGCAAGAGCCAGTAGTGCACGTCGGGGATTCGGTAAAAAAGAAACAGCTGCTGGCGCGCGGCGTCACGCACATTTTCTTTCAGGCCAACATCTGGATCGCGACATTTTTGATCTTCATCGTCGGGATCGTCTGGGGCATCGGCAAGGCGGCGGTCTACAAACATATCCCCGAGTATTTCCCTCGCCAAGTTGGCGTCGTCGGCGGCATGGTCGGCGTGCTTGGGGGCTTAGGCGGATTTGTTGGCCCTGTCATCTTCGGCTATTTACTCCAGCTCACCGGACTCTGGACCAGCATGTGGATGTTCCTCGCCGGCCTCTCCGTAGTGTGTCTCTATTGGATGCACCGAGTTGTTAAGAAGATGACGACGCTGCCGGAGGCTTTCGAACGGATGCCGCACGTCGTGTCCACGCAGCGCTGACGAGTCCCCGCAAAGGAGAGTTCTCCATGGCAACTTGGCTGAACGTCTGGGAACCGGAGCGCGCCGATTTCTGGCAATCTGCGGGATCGAAAATCGCGTGGCGCACGTTGACGATCACCACCGCGACGCTCGTCCTTTCATTTGCTACCTGGTTCATGATGAGTGCAATCGTCGTGCGACTCCCGAACATCGGTTTTCAGTTCGACACCATGCAACTCTTCTGGCTCGCGGCCATGCCGGGCCTGGCAGGCGGCACGTTGCGGATCATCCATACCTTTCTGATCCCGATCTTCGGCACGCGCACCGTGATCACGATCGCCACCTTTTTAAAGCTGCTCCCCTGCCTCGGCATCGGTTTCGCCGTGATGAATCCGGAGACGCCGTTCTGGATCTTCATGGTCTTGGCCCTGTCGGCGGGTTTCGGCGGCGGGGATTTTTCGTCATATATGCCGAGCACGAGTCTCTTCTTTCCGAAGCGGCTGCAAGGCACTGCGCTCGGCATTCAAGCCGGTGTCGGCAACTTCGGCGTCAGCTTGGCCCAATTCGTCACGCCGTGGATCATCGGCTTCGCGGTGTTCGGTACGTTGGCCGGCGCGCCGCAGACCTTTACGAAAGGTGAGGTCACGAAACCGCTGTGGTTGCAAAATGCCGCGTTCTGGTACGTGCCGCTGCTGGTACTGCTCGGACTGCTCGCGTGGCGACAGCTCCGCAGCGTCCCGATCAAGGCCTCATTCCGTCAACAGCTCGACATCTTCAGCAACAAACACACCTGGCTGATGACACTCCTCTACATAATGACGTTCGGCTCCTTTTCCGGATTCTCGGCCGCGTTCCCGCTGTTGATCAAATCGCTCTACGGCCAGTTCCCGGACGCGCCCGATCCGTTGCGCTACGCCTTTTTAGGACCGCTCGTCGGCTCGACGATCCGTGTCGTGATGGGCCCACCCAGCGACAAATGGGGCGGCGCGATTTTCACTCACATCAGCGGGATCGGACTGCTCGGCTGCGCCATTGCCGTGACATTTTTCACCACGCCGTCGTCAATGGCATCGTTCCCAGCATTCGTCTGGTGCATGTTAGGCCTCTTCCTCTTTTCCGGGATCGGCAATGCCTCGACGTTTCGCCAAATTCCCGTGATCTTCGAACCGCGCCAAGCCGGCGGCGTGCTGGGCTGGACCGGCGCGATCGCGGCATACGGACCGTTCATCTTTTCGACATTGATCGGCGTGGTGCTGACAAAGACCGGCAACCCGAATCTCTTCTTTTACGGTGCCGCGCTGTTTTATCTACTCAACATCGGCATCAATTGGTGGTTTTATCAGCGGCGCGGCGCCGAAAAACCGTGCTAACGTTCGAAAGGATCCGGTTATGATCAACCCATTGGCTTGTCTCATTCGTATCGCGTGCGTCGCCTGCTGTGTCGCCACCTCAACCGCAGCATTCGCCGAAGATGTTCCGACAAAAAAAATTGAGCTGGGCGGAGAGTTGCGCTTGCGCGGCGAGACACTCGTTAATTTGAACAGCTTCATGCCGGGCCGCACCGCAGTGGAAGACGACGCGTTCGTGCTGTTGCGCGCGCGCATCCACCTCGATGCCAAGCCGATTGCTGGACTGCGCGTCTTCATCCAGCCGCAGTTTTCCCGCACCTTTGCACAGGAGGAATCCACGATCGCCAATGGCACGGCGCTCGACGATCTCGATCTCCACCAAGCCTTTCTCGATCTGCCCGCGATCGGCGGCAGTCCGCTCTCGCTGCGGCTCGGCCGTCAAGAGTTCGCGTACGGCGACGGGCGTTTGGTCGGTGACTTCGGCTGGTCGAATATCGGCCGCTCGTTCGACGCCGTCAAAGCCACGCTGAAATTTGACCATGCGTGGGTCGACGGCTTCGCCAGTTGGATTCAACGTGTCGGCGGCAATCAATACTTCGGCGGCCTCTACGGCCACGTCGACCTCACCGACACGCTCGCTGAAGAACCCTATGCGCTGGTCCTGGTCGACAACGACGGCGGCGCAGGCGGCGGCCGACTGGCCGTCTATACGCTCGGCAATCGCTTCGTCGGCACGCTCGGTCCCTGGGACTTCGGCATCGAAGCGGCACTCCAATCCGGTAAATCGGGCGGCAACACGATCTTCGCGTACGCAGGCCACGGCCGCGGCGGGTACACGTTCGACACCGGCTGGAAGCCACGGCTGGGCGTCGAATATAGCCTCGCGTCCGGCGATTCCTCTCCGGGCGTCGGCCGCGTCACCACGTTCAACAACCTCTTTCCCACCAATCACGACAAATACGGCTACATGGACGTCGTCGGCTGGAGGAACATCCACGACGCATCGGCGAGCTTTCAATGCGTGCCGTTCAAAAACTTCACGACCAGCCTGCAATATCACGCCTTCTTGCTCGCGCAACCCGCCGACGGCCTCTACCAAGCCAGTGGCGCCCAAGTCCGCGCCGGCGCCGCCGGGGCCTCCCGCTTCGTCGGCCACGAAGTCGATCTGCTCGCGAAGTACAAGCTGAACCAGTACGCGAACTTCCTCGTCGGCTACTCCTACTTCCGCGCCGGCAAATTCCTCGCCGACACCGGCACCAAACGCGACGCCCACTTCGCCTACGCCCAGACGCAAGTGAGTTTTTAGCGGAGCGGTGGCTGAGCGCTCATCGCTTGCGACGAAGTCTGACCCTGCGCTATGGTCCGCGACATGGAAACCAAATACACCGAGTCACGTCTCGTGCGCCTCATAGGGGTTATTGGTCTGGCGATATCCCTCGGCATCGAATGTTTACGTGAAGCCCACGCGGCCGACGTCTACGTGGATAAAGGCGCATGCCCGTTCGAATGCTGTACATATCGAGCGTGGAGAGTTGTGAAACCGTTTCGTTTGTACGACGCGATCGGGAGTGGAACCGCAATCGAAAAAGTCGCTGCCGGGGGCAAGATACAGGCCTTGACCGGGGAAGTGCATAGCGTCCCCTATCGAACCCAGGCGATTAGCGACGTGCCCGTACAAAAGATCCGCAAAGGAGATGAGGTCTTTTTTCTCGTTTCGTTAGGTGAGGGATTTTGGAAAGTGCGGCATCAAGGCCGCATCATCGAACTAGATGACGCAGAGAGCGTGACGGACTTCGCTGAGCGGACCAAGAAAGTTCCCATACAGAGTCAGTGGTGGATTCGACTCCGCTCCCCCAGCGGCAAGACCGGCTGGACCAAAGAAGACGACCAATTCTTCGGCCCGGACATGGACAGCTGTTCGTAGCTCGTGCCGCACCGGACTGCATCAGCCAGTCCGTAGTGATAGCGACCCATTGATTTCCTTCACATTATCTACGTCGCGTCCAGACGGAGCCAATGGTGTGTTGATTGTATTGAGGTTTTTTTGCGCGGTGGTGGGATGCTGGAGGCCGACTCACCACGCCGGCGCAATCCTGGGGCATCCTGGGCCCTCGAAAATGGGCGCTTTACGCGTTATGCGGCATACTTTGAGTGCTCATCACCCCTGTTGACAGTCGAAGACACAAGTGTATACTCAAAAGTGTCTCTTTATGGATATCTCCGTTAAAGATTTGCGCTACCGGACGAAACACGTGCTCCACAGCCTGCGGCGCGGCACGCGCACCACCATTACGTATCGGGGGCGTCCGGTCGCCAAGCTCGTTCCCCTGACGGCTGAGGACACCAACGTTTTTCACCCGATCGGGTTCGGCATGTGGAAGGACCATACCGCACTCAAGGACGTACACGCATGGCTCGACGACCAGCGCGGCCCACGCTACGGCCGATAATCATCGATACAGATATCCTCATTTGGTACTTCCGCGGGAATCGCCGGGCCGCAGCTGCATTGCAGGACATCGAACATCGTCGGCGTTGGATCAGCTCAATCACACTGATGGAATTGCTCCAAGGCTGCCGTTCCCACGAAGAGCTGCGGGAGGTTCAGGCCTTTGTGGCGGAAAATGTCGCGCGGTTTCTGCACCCCGGCACGGCCGCCTCTGAGAAAGCCATCCACCTCATCGAACACTATGCACTCCCCCACGGACTGCGCGTCGCCGATGCCCTGATTGCCGCTTCCACGCTGCTCCATCGTGCCACGCTCTTGACAGGCAATGTGAAGCACTTCCGTTGCATCGACGGACTCGACCTGCTCGAGTTTGCAGCGTAGCCAAGCACGCAAAGAATAACGCGCCTGCGCTCACTCCGCATGGCACCCCGCACAGAGCGTCGTCTTGATGTCGGCGTGGAGCGGCACGTCTTTGTGACCACCGAGTTCGTGGCAGCTGGCACAACCCATCATTTCGGTGTGGGCCTTATGTGGCATGGTTTTACCGTCGACCTGCACGGTGGCGGGAGGAACCAGCACGCCGAGTTTAGTGTGACACATCGTCGCGCAATACGACCCATTCAGCAGTGGCAGATTCGTCGTATCCGGCAGCGGCACTTTGAGCGCACTTCCGAGTTCCCCCAGCGCCGCGTCTTCCTTGCGCAACGCCGCGGATGCCAAGTACACGTTGTGCTCGCCGCGCGCGAAGCGGACAAAGTCGTGCCATCGCGTGACTTGCGCGAATTGCGTGTGCAGTGGGGCTAACGCATCGGCCGCTAACGTCGCTTTCGCCAGCGCCTCTTTCACTAACTCAATCTTCTTATCTAATGCCGCCAACGTCGCCTTGAGCGCCGACTGCGCCTCCTCCCACATCCCGGTAAAGGCCTCACCGTGACATTTAATACAGGCCTGCGGCGCGGCCGCGACTGTCACGCCGCCGAACTCCGGACTCGGTTTATCTTTTTGCTCGCGGTAGTGACAGCCGACACAATCGACTTGGGCCGTGTACATGGGACTCGGGATATTCGGGAGCCCCAGCGAATCGACACGGCCGCTGTACATCTCTAATTGTCCGACGTGCTTCTGTTCGTGACAGAAGTTACAATCGAACGCGAGCGCCGGCGTCCGGTGCCGCGTCAGGAAACTCTCCGGCACCGCGGGCCGATTGAGCGGCGCAATGGCCGCTTTCCCCGCCTCTTGGAAGCCGTGCTTCAACTCTTTATGACAGTGGAGACACGCCACGTTGTGTTTCGTGACGTGATTTTCGTGCAGGAACGGGATGTCGTCATATTTCTCCAACTTCTCCGGCTGATTGTGACAGGTAAAACACCGATCTTTTTCCGCCTTCCCCTCGCCTTCGGTCACATCAAGATGACAGTTCTTGCACGCCAAGCCGCGTTTCACCACGAAGTCTTGGTGATTGAAACTCATGTTGCCGACTTGGAACGACTGTTCCGGCAAGTTGTGACACCCCTGACACCCCACGCCCGGTTCACCGACGTCGCCCGTCTTCCCGTCCCGGAAATGACAGAGGAAGCACGAACTGTACGTCACTTCGACGTGTGTGCCGACGACGATTTGGGAGTGACACGAGACACAGCGCAGCTGTCGACCTCGCCGCGGCTCCGACAAGTGAGGGCGATGATCAAACCGAATGCCGTGCTTCGTCAACACTTGCCCTTCAAGCAGCCGCGTCGAATGGCATCCGGAACGGAGACACGACGCGTCTTCAATCTCTGCGAACGGCTTGGAAGAATAGGTGCGCGTAATATATTTCACCACTTGCGAGGAGGCCTGAAACTTGTGCCACAAGAGTTCGCCTAACCCATCCGACGGCGGATAGTGACAATCCACACATTTCGCCTTGCCGTAGTGCTGCGAGGTCCGCCACGCCTCGTAATACGGCGTCATGATATGACACGAATTACAGAACGCCGGGCTGGTCGAATACGTGGCCATTCCGAGCAGCCCGACCAGGAACAGGCAAAACCCGATGCCGAGTGTAACGAAAAACCGCGGCAGCAAGTGAACCCGCCAGCGATGCGTGAGCGGAACATCGATCCCGATTTTCAACAACCAACG contains:
- a CDS encoding alginate export family protein translates to MINPLACLIRIACVACCVATSTAAFAEDVPTKKIELGGELRLRGETLVNLNSFMPGRTAVEDDAFVLLRARIHLDAKPIAGLRVFIQPQFSRTFAQEESTIANGTALDDLDLHQAFLDLPAIGGSPLSLRLGRQEFAYGDGRLVGDFGWSNIGRSFDAVKATLKFDHAWVDGFASWIQRVGGNQYFGGLYGHVDLTDTLAEEPYALVLVDNDGGAGGGRLAVYTLGNRFVGTLGPWDFGIEAALQSGKSGGNTIFAYAGHGRGGYTFDTGWKPRLGVEYSLASGDSSPGVGRVTTFNNLFPTNHDKYGYMDVVGWRNIHDASASFQCVPFKNFTTSLQYHAFLLAQPADGLYQASGAQVRAGAAGASRFVGHEVDLLAKYKLNQYANFLVGYSYFRAGKFLADTGTKRDAHFAYAQTQVSF
- a CDS encoding type II toxin-antitoxin system VapC family toxin, with product MARRPARPTLRPIIIDTDILIWYFRGNRRAAAALQDIEHRRRWISSITLMELLQGCRSHEELREVQAFVAENVARFLHPGTAASEKAIHLIEHYALPHGLRVADALIAASTLLHRATLLTGNVKHFRCIDGLDLLEFAA
- a CDS encoding type II toxin-antitoxin system prevent-host-death family antitoxin; amino-acid sequence: MDISVKDLRYRTKHVLHSLRRGTRTTITYRGRPVAKLVPLTAEDTNVFHPIGFGMWKDHTALKDVHAWLDDQRGPRYGR
- a CDS encoding NapC/NirT family cytochrome c, translated to METSPHSHPPAIGWRRWLLKIGIDVPLTHRWRVHLLPRFFVTLGIGFCLFLVGLLGMATYSTSPAFCNSCHIMTPYYEAWRTSQHYGKAKCVDCHYPPSDGLGELLWHKFQASSQVVKYITRTYSSKPFAEIEDASCLRSGCHSTRLLEGQVLTKHGIRFDHRPHLSEPRRGRQLRCVSCHSQIVVGTHVEVTYSSCFLCHFRDGKTGDVGEPGVGCQGCHNLPEQSFQVGNMSFNHQDFVVKRGLACKNCHLDVTEGEGKAEKDRCFTCHNQPEKLEKYDDIPFLHENHVTKHNVACLHCHKELKHGFQEAGKAAIAPLNRPAVPESFLTRHRTPALAFDCNFCHEQKHVGQLEMYSGRVDSLGLPNIPSPMYTAQVDCVGCHYREQKDKPSPEFGGVTVAAAPQACIKCHGEAFTGMWEEAQSALKATLAALDKKIELVKEALAKATLAADALAPLHTQFAQVTRWHDFVRFARGEHNVYLASAALRKEDAALGELGSALKVPLPDTTNLPLLNGSYCATMCHTKLGVLVPPATVQVDGKTMPHKAHTEMMGCASCHELGGHKDVPLHADIKTTLCAGCHAE
- a CDS encoding NarK/NasA family nitrate transporter translates to MATWLNVWEPERADFWQSAGSKIAWRTLTITTATLVLSFATWFMMSAIVVRLPNIGFQFDTMQLFWLAAMPGLAGGTLRIIHTFLIPIFGTRTVITIATFLKLLPCLGIGFAVMNPETPFWIFMVLALSAGFGGGDFSSYMPSTSLFFPKRLQGTALGIQAGVGNFGVSLAQFVTPWIIGFAVFGTLAGAPQTFTKGEVTKPLWLQNAAFWYVPLLVLLGLLAWRQLRSVPIKASFRQQLDIFSNKHTWLMTLLYIMTFGSFSGFSAAFPLLIKSLYGQFPDAPDPLRYAFLGPLVGSTIRVVMGPPSDKWGGAIFTHISGIGLLGCAIAVTFFTTPSSMASFPAFVWCMLGLFLFSGIGNASTFRQIPVIFEPRQAGGVLGWTGAIAAYGPFIFSTLIGVVLTKTGNPNLFFYGAALFYLLNIGINWWFYQRRGAEKPC
- a CDS encoding MFS transporter, with amino-acid sequence MPSAHKVLALNVCAFTVCFAAWTLNGVLVTFLTDNGLFPWGSVEIGWLLGIPVLTGSIFRLPAGMLTDKYGGKWIFGTLLLLCAIPMYFLSTATDFFSFALLSFGFGLAGTGFSIGIAYTSVWYPRQWQGTALGIFGMGNAGAAVTTLCAPALLGRLTAHGANLEGWRTLPKLYAAVLLAMGCLFLLLAENKKPEHSGEPLLQMLKPLKEIRVWRFGLYYFLVFGCFVGLAQWLVPYYVNVYSVSLVTAGLFASIFSLPSGVIRALGGWMSDHWGARRVMYWILGLSTACCLLLIFPRMDLFTPGKGVMAQRAGMVAEVSERRIVVEQREYIVTPKTATDEPNNDQTLVWPTTRSWQEPVVHVGDSVKKKQLLARGVTHIFFQANIWIATFLIFIVGIVWGIGKAAVYKHIPEYFPRQVGVVGGMVGVLGGLGGFVGPVIFGYLLQLTGLWTSMWMFLAGLSVVCLYWMHRVVKKMTTLPEAFERMPHVVSTQR
- a CDS encoding hemerythrin domain-containing protein, whose amino-acid sequence is MLHHLDRLQKQPERGIEGNALSPMDPPSAYAPPAADHVPTEALHPFLQQLCREHAACLDELQRFETAIATIQQTGFTKTEDLAIRHFFHYFEHDLVPHTRREERQFFPMLHQRLQANGERAPGTDPTTAVDLMEDDHIKSIQLAAVVLNFLGLAFRLPDERSRLLVLDAALEQAKHLVELLRLHIFREEQILFPTAHRLITTTEFNQWHSEDDNAVRS
- the narI gene encoding respiratory nitrate reductase subunit gamma: MNAIHSVLFIAIPYAAAATFLIGAIHRYRATGFKYSSLSSQFLEGKRLFFGSMLFHWGILAVFAGHLVTWLFPTATLAWNSSPVRLIALEVLAFTFGLSVLAGLVTLLLRRLGHSRVQVVTTRMDLAIELLILLQIVLGCWIALGYRWGSSWFAADLSPYLWSLLTFSPRIDAVSAMPHVIQAHIVGAFLILGLIPFTRLVHFLVAPFHYIWRPYQKVIWYWDRKQVRDPRTVWTQHRPQNT
- the narH gene encoding nitrate reductase subunit beta; amino-acid sequence: MDIRSQVSMVFHLDKCIGCHTCSVACKNIWTDRKGAEYMWWNNVETKPGTGYPTKWEDQTIYKGGWEKHGDGIALRGAGKRKGLLNIFHNPNLPVIDDYYEPFTYKYLDLIESPAGDDQPTARPVSLITGKPIDIKMGPNWDDDLSGSPDYARNDPNLKDLSPGEREAMFQLERMAFFYLPRICNHCLNPACVAACPSGAIYKRGEDGVVLINQNVCRAWRMCVTACPYKKTYYNWHTGKAEKCILCYPRIEAGLAPACMHSCVGRIRYLGVILYDADRIQQAASAEAQHVIQSQMDILMDPFDPAVIASAKANGIADSTIHAAQQSPTYKFVKQWGLALPLHAEFRTLPMLFYVPPLLPVMASVKAVQQGEQAAKLGPVAKVWDDNWLYDTSTAELWGTIEQARFPLKYLANLLGAGDEHAVKDRLKKLMAVRIYRRWKTVGDVTEQKAQEVLRDVGYTPAIADAVYYLTSLAKFDDRFVIPAAHREQAIEMLEFTGDKKGSTGFGFKEGTMARGL